The proteins below come from a single Mustela nigripes isolate SB6536 chromosome 14, MUSNIG.SB6536, whole genome shotgun sequence genomic window:
- the ADORA3 gene encoding adenosine receptor A3 isoform X2 produces MAVNSTALLMANVTYITVEILIGLCAIVGNVLVIWVVKLNPSLQTTTFYFIVSLALADIAVGVLVMPLAIVISLGITIHFYNCLFMTCLLLIFTHASIMSLLAIAVDRYLRVKLTVSSVLS; encoded by the exons ATGGCTGTCAACAGCACTGCCCTGTTGATGGCCAACGTCACCTACATAACCGTGGAGATTCTCATCGGGCTCTGTGCCATTGTGGGCAACGTGCTGGTCATCTGGGTGGTCAAGCTGAACCCCAGCCTGCAGACCACCACCTTCTATTTCATTGTCTCCCTGGCCCTGGCTGACATCGCTGTTGGGGTGCTGGTCATGCCTTTGGCCATTGTCATCAGCCTGGGCATCACCATCCACTTTTATAACTGCCTTTTCATGACCTGCCTGCTGCTGATCTTCACGCACGCTTCCATCATGTCCCTGCTAGCCATTGCTGTGGATCGATACCTGCGGGTCAAGCTCACAGTCAG TTCCGTTCTGTCATGA
- the ADORA3 gene encoding adenosine receptor A3 isoform X1 has product MAVNSTALLMANVTYITVEILIGLCAIVGNVLVIWVVKLNPSLQTTTFYFIVSLALADIAVGVLVMPLAIVISLGITIHFYNCLFMTCLLLIFTHASIMSLLAIAVDRYLRVKLTVRYRRVTTQRRIWLALGLCWLLSFLVGLTPMFGWNMKLTSEYDRNVTFLSCQFRSVMRMDYMVYFSFFTWILIPLIVMCAIYLDIFYVIRNKLNQNFSSSKETGAFYGREFKTAKSLFLVLFLFALSWLPLSIINCITYFHGEVPQIFLYLGILLSHANSMMNPIVYAYKIKKFKETYLLILKTCMICQSSDSLDPSTDQTSE; this is encoded by the exons ATGGCTGTCAACAGCACTGCCCTGTTGATGGCCAACGTCACCTACATAACCGTGGAGATTCTCATCGGGCTCTGTGCCATTGTGGGCAACGTGCTGGTCATCTGGGTGGTCAAGCTGAACCCCAGCCTGCAGACCACCACCTTCTATTTCATTGTCTCCCTGGCCCTGGCTGACATCGCTGTTGGGGTGCTGGTCATGCCTTTGGCCATTGTCATCAGCCTGGGCATCACCATCCACTTTTATAACTGCCTTTTCATGACCTGCCTGCTGCTGATCTTCACGCACGCTTCCATCATGTCCCTGCTAGCCATTGCTGTGGATCGATACCTGCGGGTCAAGCTCACAGTCAG ATACAGGAGGGTCACCACCCAAAGAAGAATATGGTTGGCCCTGGGCCTTTGTTGGCTGTTGTCTTTCCTGGTGGGACTGACACCCATGTTTGGCTGGAACATGAAACTGACCTCAGAGTATGACCGAAATGTCACCTTCCTTTCCTGCCAGTTCCGTTCTGTCATGAGGATGGACTACATGGTCTACTTCAGCTTCTTCACTTGGATTTTAATCCCCCTGATTGTCATGTGTGCCATCTACCTGGACATATTCTATGTCATCCGAAATAAACTCAATCAGAACTTTTCGAGCTCCAAAGAGACAGGTGCATTTTATGGACGGGAGTTCAAGACGGCCAAGTCTTTGTTTCTGGTTCTCTTCCTATTTGCTTTGTCCTGGCTGCCTTTGTCCATTATCAACTGTATCACCTACTTTCATGGTGAGGTGCCGCAAATCTTTCTGTACTTGGGCATTCTGCTCTCCCATGCTAACTCCATGATGAACCCTATTGTCTatgcttataaaataaagaagttcaaGGAGACCTATCTTTTGATCCTCAAAACCTGTATGATCTGCCAGTCCTCGGATTCCTTGGACCCAAGCACTGATCAGACTTCTGAGTAG